Proteins encoded by one window of Vitis vinifera cultivar Pinot Noir 40024 chromosome 10, ASM3070453v1:
- the LOC100260561 gene encoding uncharacterized protein LOC100260561, with the protein MVCDKCEKKLSKVIVPDKWKEGASNTTEGGGRKINENKLLSKKNRWTPYGTTKCIICKQQVHQDAKYCHTCAYTKGVCAMCGKQVLDTKLYKQSNV; encoded by the exons ATGGTGTGCGACAAGT GTGAGAAGAAGCTTTCGAAGGTGATAGTGCCGGACAAGTGGAAGGAAGGAGCCAGCAACACTACCGAAGGCGGTGGTCGCAAAATCAACGAGAACAAGCTCCTCTCCAAGAAGAACCG ATGGACTCCTTATGGGACAACCAAATGCATCATTTGCAAGCAGCAAGTACACCAGGATGCCAAGTACTGTCACACCTGTGCCTACACAAAAG GAGTGTGTGCAATGTGTGGGAAGCAAGTGCTGGACACCAAGTTGTATAAACAAAGCAATGTATAA